Below is a window of Haloterrigena alkaliphila DNA.
AGGCGCTCCGCGAGGCGAGCGAGCGCGGCGAAAATACGATCCCGTACATCGTCGACGCCGTGAAGGCGTACGCGACGATGGGCGAGATCATGGGCGTCTTCGAGGAGCAGTACGGCGCCTACAGCGAAGAGATCGGCCTGGCGTGAGGCGGCGACCGGTCACCGATTAGCTCGTGGCGCAACCGCTGGCCTCGAGGTGTGCTCGAAGCTGCTCGGAGCGCTCGCTGTGTTCCCGGAGGGTGACCGTATCCCGTTCCTGACTGTAGTCGACGTACTCCGCGGCCGCCAACTTCGGAACGTGCGTGTGGTACAGCGTGAGATAGATCCGTCTCACCTCCTCGGGTGGGATCTCCGTGATCGGCGCGTCGTGCTCCCGGACGGCGACCTCGTCGGCGAGATCGGCCAAGGGGAGCGGGTTCTCGTACTCCCGAAGACACTCGAGGGCGTACCGACGGCGGCGGTGTGAGAGCATTTCGAAGACGGTGCTGACGGATTCGTGCGACTGTTGTGGCCCAACCATACACGGATAACGCACCTCTTTGCGGAAGAGGGGATATGTTGTATACACCACCCAGAGTGGGGCGTGCGGAGGTGGAACGGAGATGACGTCACTCTCCGCCCTGATGCGTGACCGTCACCGTGCTCGCGACGAGGTTCTCGTACGCGGCGCAGACTCTCGTGCGCGGTGCAGAACCGCTTCGAGAGGGGCTGCCACCCTGGCGTTCACCGTTCCGTCGGTACGGTCCCCGGATCGTTCCACCCACGCTTCCCCGATCGATCGGAACGACGCGAGGATCGGGTCACAACACGAGCGTCGACACCAGCCCGACGATTCCGGCGAGCGTGAACCCCAGTCCCGGAACCGCGAGCAGTCCGCCGAAGATCACGTAGAGGGAGCCGGAGCGCTGCCGGTCGGGGATCACCGTCGGCCGGTCGCCGACCGACACTTCGAACCAGTCGTCGCCGGCGACGGTGACCGGCGCGTCGGGATCGGACGCGCGGTCGGCCCCGTCGGTGACGGTGCCGCCGTAGACGTGGACGTCACCACCGGGCTCGAGGCGGTATTCGCGGTACTCTCGGTGTTCCCGGTACTCGCGGAGGTCGTCGCTCGAGTCGGCGCCGTCGCCGTCGGTCGCCGCGTTCGGAAGGCCGATCCCCGCGAGCCGATCGCGGACGTCGGCCGAGAGGTCGGCCCGGTCCGTCCAGGCCGTCGCGGCTGAGGGACGGTCTGTCAGCGAGAGGACGGCGCTCGCGGGGTCGACTCTGACGCGGTCCGTGCCCTCGTCGACGACGAACGGAACGCCGGCCGACACCGCCGCGTCGTGGGTCCACGTCGCGTCCGGCCGCGTTTCGTCGCGGGAGCGAGACTGCACCGTGTACGCCAGACAGGCAGTGCCGGAGACCGGCGCCTCGAGGGTTCCCTCGTCGCTCGCTCGAGCGGTTCCCGCGAACTCGACGAGCCGGTTCGCGTCGGGAACCTCGCGGAGCGGTATCGGCCCGGCCGCACGGAGCCGTCGGGCGAGTCGAATCCGGCCGACACCCATCGACGCGATGATCACTCCGGCGGCGAGGACCGCGAGCCCGAACAGCAGCGCGGCCCCCATGACGAGCAGGTTCGTCGGCGGCATACGGGCCGGTTGCGTGCCGGAGAGGATAATTCCCGCGGGATACCGCTCGCGAACGGTCGACCTCGGGGCCGTGAGTGTGCCCCTCGATTGACGTCCCGGCGTCGAAACCGCCGGACGAAGTGACCGACGACGGGTTCGAAGCGGAGTGGCCCGCGGCACCCGTCGCAGTCAGACCGCGTCGTCGTCGAACCGCGACAGCACCGTGACGACCAGCAGAAAGGCACCCAGCACGAGCGCGACCGCGACGCCGCCGTAGAGAGCGAACGTGATCGGCGTGGCGGGAATCGACCGCTCGAGGACGGTGATCGTCTCGAGGCCGCTCCACGCGGGGAGGGCGTAGCCGAGGACGGCGCCGAAGGCGGCGGTCGCGGCGCTCAGCGCGAGGACGAGGCCACCCACCACGCGGCGCCCGCCGAGTCGGCGATCACCAGTCACGCCCGTCGGTTCACCGCGCGGATACGAGGCCGTTGCGGTTTCACGTCCGCGCTCGAGCGGGCCGATTCCGCCAGATTCGCGCCGCCTCGAGGGGAACCAAATTTGTTTGGGGCCACTGATATCGAGGATGCCGTCCTACGTGTACGTACGGCAGGGTCGTCGGCACTGGACCCGGTCCTGTCACCCTGCCGTTGCACCCCCATCCTCTCCGTCGGTTACTCGACGGCCGTCTCCCGCCCGCTATAGTAGCGACTGAAAGTCAGTGCACATCCGATCGCATAATTGTCGTGCGATCGGTGTGTGAACAGTTTCAGTTGGTACTACTGGCGCGCGACTCCGCGTCGGTTTTTTGCCCGCTCACGTCGTAGCGTCGCAGGTAGCCGTGCACTCCGAGACCACCGACTCCGACGGCGCGGACTCGCGGCGACGGTTCGCCGAGAAAGAGCTGTTCCTGCTGTTACTCGTGGGAATCGCGGTACTGATGTCGCTGACGGGGTACGTCCTGATCGTCACCTGACGGCGGCGGCGGGCGGTCAGTGCTCCTCCAGTTCGGGTTCCGCGACGTCGTGGTGGGTCCGCTCGTCGCCCTCGATCACGCGCGCCGCGTAGTAGGTGACGAACCCGAGCGTGGCGATCATCGACAGCAAGATCGCGAACTGAATCGTCGACTGCAGTATCGCGACGCCCCAGGGGTTGAACACCGCGAAGAGGGCGACGAAGAAGACCATGATCGCCAGCGGGATCAGGTTGACTGCCAGGTCGAGCGTGATTTCCGAGTCGAAAGCGGCTCTACTCATGAGTGGGTGGAGTTAGCGGGTGGATCGTCTTCGAGCGCGAACGAGGACCGTCCCGGCGACCGTGACGACGCCGGCGACGGCGATCGCGAGGCCGCGGGTCGCCAGTCCCGTGAGTCCCTCGAGCGCGGCGACCGAGAGGACACCGGTACCGAGCGCGTACAGCAGGGCACCCGCGACGACGAACAGGGCGCCCAGTCCCGTCGCGAGCGGCCACGGACTCTCGACGTGGCCGGACTCGGCGAGGATCCCGGCGACGCTCGCGGCGAACAGCACGAGGCCGCCGACCGCGACCGGGAAGAGGTCGACGACGATCCCGACCTCCGAGCCGACGAGCCCGAGCGCGACCATGAGGGGCCACGGGCTCGCCGTCGGCTGCTCCCTGTCGTTCGCGCGCGAGTGGTCGGCCATTCGATTCGGGGCTACCACGTCCCCCCAGTAGTAGCTAGGGCCGTTCGTCCGTTCTCGAGACAGTGGTCGACCGGTGACTGTTGGTTAATCGAGTACTTAGCGCGGCTCGTCGCCGTCCGTCACGCCTCGCGTTCGATGACGAACTCGGTGAACTCGTGGAGCTTCCGGGTCGTCTCGTCGTCGAATGCGAGTCGGTCGATCTCCTCGCGGGCCGTCGCGGCGAGGTCGAGGGCGAACTCGCGGGCGTACTCGAGGCTGCCGGCGTCCTCGATGATCGCGAGGGCCTCGGCGATCTCCTCGTCGGTGTTCGAGTCGGCGCCGAGGATCGCCTGGAGTCGCTCGGCCCGCTCGGGCGGGCTCTCCTCGATCGCGTGGATGACCAGCAGCGTCTTCTTCCCCTCGCGGATGTCGTTGCCGAACTCCTTGCCGAAGTCGCCGGCCCGACCCAGCGAGTGTTCGACGTCTAAGATGTCGTCGCCGATCTGGAAGGCGACCGCGGTCAGTTCCGCGTACGTCGCGACGGCTTGCTCCACGTCGTCGGGTTGGCCGGTGATGATGGCCGCGAGGCGCCCGACGATCCGGGCGAGACAGCCCGTCTTGCACGCGCACATCTCGAGGTACTCGTCGACGCCGACCCGGACCGCCCGTTCGTTGTGCCAGCAGATGTCCATCCCCTGGCCGAGGTGGGTCCGGTTGAGTTCGTACATCAGCATCTCGTAGGCGGCCAGTCGCCGCTCGGCCGGGAGGTCGCCGGGGTCCTCGGTCAGCACTTTCAGCGGCAGGAAGTACATCGCGTTGCCGGCGTTGAGCGCGATGTCATGTCCGTAGACGTGGTGGAGGGCGCGCTCGCCGCGTCGAATCGTGGCGCCGTCTTCGACGTCGTCGACGATGATCGTCCCGTTGTGGAGGATCTCCGGGATACAGGCGTAGTGGACGTAGTCGGCGGGGTCCTCGCCGAACCCCTCGACGAAGACGAGAAAGAGCACCGCGCGCCACCGTTTCCCGCCCCGATCGAGGAGGTCCCACAGCGGCGTCGACAGCGCCCGCTGGATCCCCCCGGAATCGTACTCGTAGGTCGGATCACCGAAGAACGACTCGAGATAGTCGGCGTCGACGTCGCGTGGGACCAGGTCGGCGATCGCCTCGTCGATGGCCGGTCGCCAGTCGGCAAGCGTCTCCCGCATACTCGTCCCGTGCGTGGGGGGCGTGAAAAAGTTTCCCAGTTTATGTTGTCAGTTGCGATTAATTGGATCGCTCTCGTTTTCCGTGCCCCGCGACTCCGGTTTCGAGCCCCGGTACCGCCGTTCGCGAGCGGTACAGTTACCCGGCCGTCGCCCCACGCTGTCGGTATGAGCGACTGGATCGGTGACGTCTTTACGAGCGACGTCGGCTGGAGCCACCTCGAGGAACTGGTCGACGTCGGGAACCGGATGGCCGGCAGCGATGGCGAGCGCGAGGCCGCCGAACTGACTCGCGACGCGCTGGCCGACGCCGGTGCCCGAAACGCCCGCCTCGAGTCCGTCGAGATTCAGGGCTGGACGCGCGGCGACAGTTCGATCGCGGCCGGCGAGACGACCCAGGACTGCATCGCCCTGCCGCGCAGTCCGTCCGAACGCGCGACCGGGCCGCTGGTCGACCTCGGCTACGGGCTCCCGGCGGACTTCGAGGAGGCCGATCTCGAGGGGGCGATCGTTCTGGTCCGCAGCGACATCCCCGACTACGCCGACCGCTACGTCCACCGGCGGGAGAAGTACTACCACGCCGTCGACGCGGGCGCCGCCGGCTTCGTCTACCGGAACCACGTCGAGGGCTGTCTGCCCCCGACTGGAAGCGTCGGAACGGACGAGGATCCGATCGGCGAGATTCCGGCCGTCGGCGTCTCGAGCGAGGTCGGCGCCCGGTTATCCCGTCGGTTCGCGGGGGAGAAGATCGAACTGACGGTCGAGGCCGACGTTCACTCGGCCCGGAGTCAGAACGTCCACGCCGAACTCGGCCCCGATACCGAGGAGCGCGTCCTCGTGACCAGCCACGTCGATGCCCACGACATCGCCGAGGGTGCCATGGATAACGGCGCGGGAACGGCGCTGGTGGTCGAACTCGCGAACGCGCTCGCGACGCGGGCGGACGACCTCGAGACCCGCGTCGAGTTCGTCGCCTTCGGCGCCGAGGAGGTCGGACTGGTCGGTTCCTCGCGCTACGCCGAGTCGACCGACCGCGAGACGATCAAGGCAATCGTCAACAACGACGGCGTCGTGCGCGGTCGAACGCTCTCCGTGACGACCCACGGCTTCGACGTCCTCGAGGCCGTCGCGGACGAAATCGCGGACCGACACGGCCACCCGATCGAGACGGATCCGACGCTCGGTCCCCACAGCGACCACTGGTCGTTCGTCCAGTGGGGCGTTCCCGGCGCGTACGTCAACTCGACCGCGGACGACGTCGGCCGCGGCTGGGGCCACACCTCCGCCGACACCATCGAGAAACTCGAGAAACGGACGCTCCGGGAGCAGGCGATCCTCCTGACCGACCTCGTCGTCGAACTCGCCCGCGAGGAGACCTCCGTCGAGCACCGCGATCCCGAGGCAATCGCCGCCGACCTCGAGGCCCAGGACCTGGCGGACGGCATGCGGATCACCGGCGACTGGCCCTATAGTAGCCACTGAAAGTCAGTGCACACCCGATCGCACGACAGGAGCGCGGTTCGGAGCGAGCGAAGCGAGTGAGAACCGCGGATAGTGCGATCGGTGTGTAAACAGTTTCAGTTGGTACTATACGACGAGTAGGGAACCCAACGGCTTTTTTCGGCCCCGCGCCAACGGGCGGACATGGACGCCGCGTGGTCCGCGGACGAGCGACCGGTCGTCGGCATCGTCGACCCGAACGTCGAGGCGGGACCGAGCGACGGCGCCGAGTCGCTCGAGGACGCGCTCCGGCCGACGCTGGACGCCCACGACGCCACGGCCGTCGGCGGCGACGCGGCCGACGTGCTCGCGGGGTCGCCGTCTGTTCTCGTGGTAGCGGGCGAGGACGCCCTCTCGGCGGTCGCTCGACGGCGACCCGACGTGCCGGTTCTCCCCGTCGGCGACGTGACCGGGATCGACGCGGTCGATCTCGATCGGCTACCGGCGGCGCTCGAGGCCGTCCTCGAGGGAGACGCGAGGATCCACCGGCACCCGATACTGGGACTCGAGGTCGAGGACCGCGGCGACGCGGCCGGACGTGGATCGACTGGTGACGCAGCCGACTCGGTCGAGCGCGACGGCGCTCGGGAGTACGCGCTGTTCGACGCCACGCTCGTCACCGACGAACCGGCACGCATCTCCGAGTACGGCGTCTCGAGTCGCGGCGAGTCGGTCGCGACGTTCCGGGCCGACGGCGTCGTGATCGCGACGCCGGCCGGCAGTCACGGCTACGCCAGCGCCGTCGACGCACCTCACCTCTCGGCAGCCGTCGACGCCGTCGCCGTCGCCCCCATCGCCCCCTTCGTCACGCAGACCCGGCGGTGGGTGCTCCCGGACGACGACCTCGCGGTGACGGTCGAACGCGACGAGGGCGACGTCAGACTGGTCGCCGACGGGCGGTCCGTGGCGACGGTCGACGTCGATTCCCGTGTGACGATCGCTGTAGACGGCGCGCTCGAGACGCTGTCCGTTCCGGATGGGGTACTCGAGTCGTAATGAGTAGTCAACTCGAGTCGTAATGGGTGGTCGACTCGAGTCGTAACGGGCGACGTTCGCGGAGAAAAAGCCAGTCGTCACCGAAGCGCCGGGCGTCGCAGTTCAGGCCCGGGTGCCGACGTGGTCGGGCGCGTCGGCCTTCTTGTTCGCGTAGGCGTTGTACGCCGAGAGGGCGGCGATGGCCGCCCCGGAGGCGGCCGTCCCGGTCGCGAGGGTCTCGCTGCCCATGTCGATTACGCTGGGCGCAATGAGTAGCCAGAGGCCCAGCAGGGCGGCCAGCGATGCGACGCCGACGCTCGCCAGCCGATCGCGCGACAGGCGGACGAAGTTGTAGCCCGCCAGCAGGAAGACGCCCGTTCCGACGAGCGTGTCGTTCCAGATGGCCTGGTCCGTGGCCTCGAAGATGAACGGCGAGGCCACGACGTAGAGGCCGATCAGCGCGACGAGGGCGCTGAGCCACTGCATCACGTCGGTGTTGAGGGTGTTTCTGTTGCGGTCGGCTCTAGTCGTGTTCGAGTCGGTATCCGTCGGTGTTTCGCTCATGTCTTCACCGGTCGTAGCCGGGTCTCAGGGAAAGCGGTCGTGCCTGCGGTTGTAGGGCTACTCACAGAAGGTCGTACGGCACTCGAGAGCGGCGTAATTCGGGGGTGTACGAACCGAGGCTGTCGCGACTCGAGGGCAGAGTGACGACTTCGAACGTCGTGACTCGAGGGTGGTGAAAAACGAAAATCGCGAGCGCCGGCGTGGACGGCGGGCCGTCGGCAGCGGAGTCGTTCGAGCGGTCGCAAGCGCTCGAGCGTCGACTAGCTGTTGTACGGCTCCTCGTCGCGGTGACTGTCCGGGTTCTCCTGCTCGAGGGCGTCGTTGACCCGCTCGTCGGACTTGTGTTCGATGTCCTGTCGGCGCTGTTCCTCGTCCTGGCGCTCTCGCGCCTCCATCTCCTCTTCCGTGAGTTCGTCCTCGGCCTCGGCGTCCGTGTCTTCGTGCGCCAGTTCGACGTCCCGCCCGTGTTCGTCTTTGCCGGTCTCGTCAGTGTTGTCGGACATACTGATCCCGTGTCCGGGTACCGTCGAACCGTGAAAAGGCGTTGGGCTTGCGAAGGTCGGCTAGAACGAAATTCCCAGTTCGTCTGCAGTCGTCTCGTTGATCGTTCGGCTGCTCGAGTGAGTCGTCTCGTGGATAAATCGAGCGTTCTGCTACCGTGGCAACGGTGATTGCCACACCCTCCCCAGCCGATTCGCTCACTCACTCCGTTCGTTCACTCATCCCTCGCACGGTGTCATCGGCCGCCCTCACTGTCGTTCGGTCGGCCGACAGCGCGCACCACCGTACGGCGGTAAGTCGGCCCGGAACGATTCTCGTTCGACCGATTACCAGGGGTCGCCCGAGGCCAGATCGATCTCGCCGTAGCCCTTTTCCGAGGGGCAGATGTCCGCGAGCACGCAGTCGCTGCAGTCGGGATTGCGGGCGGTACAGGTCGCCCGGCCGTGGTCGATACAGAGGTGGGTGAACTGCTGCCAGTAGCCCTCGGGGACGATCCCCATCAGATCCTGTTCGATCGCCTCGGGGCGCTCCTCCTCGGTGAGTCCGAGTCGCCGCGAGAGTCGCTGGACGTGCGTGTCGACGACGATCCCCTCGACGACGTCGTGGCCGTGCTGGAGGACGACGTTGGCCGTCTTCCGGCCGACGCCCGACAGTTCGGTCAGTTCGTCCATCGTGTCCGGCACCTCGCCGTCGTGTTCCTCGAGGATCGTCCGACAGGAGCTCTTGATGTAGCCCGCCTTGCTGTTGTAGTAGGTGATCGAGTTCAGGTCCTCCGCGAGTTCCTCCTGGGGCGCGTTGGCGTACTCTTCGGGCCCGTCGTACTTCTCGAAGAGGTGCTTCGTTTCCTCGTTGACGCGCTCGTCGGTACACTGCGCCGAGAGGATCACCGCGATCAGCAACTCCAGGCGATTCGAGTACCGAAGCGAGATCGTCGAGTCCGGATACGCCTCCTCGAGTCGGTCGACGACTTCCTCGGCCTGCGCGGCGCGGCTCTCGAGCGGGGTTCCCATGGGGCGTTCGTTGCGAGAGCGTCCATTTGAGCGTATCGGTCACGGGCGACGACGGTACGAGCGACGACGGCTCGACCCGGGCGCGCGGAACCGACGCGCCGGTGACAGCACCCCGTCCGTTCGGATGCCGTGACCTTTAAGCGGTCGTCATCCGGCTATTCGGGTATGAAAGCCACCGCCATGGCCCACCCGATTCAGGGGTTGGTCAAGTACCACGGGATGCGCGACGAGATCGAGCGACTCCCCTATCACGACAGCATCAGCCTCTGTACGGCGCCGAGCCACACCCGCACGACCGTCGAGTTCTCGATGGACTACGAGGAGGACACCTTCGTCGTCGACGGCGAGGAACTCGACGGCCGGGCTTACGAGCGCGTCGAGGCCGTCGTCGAGAAGGCCCGCGAGAAGTCCGACGCCGCCCACACCGTCTACCCGGTCCGCCTCGAGAGCGAGAACAGTTTCCCGTCGAACGTGGGTCTGGGCTCCTCGTCGTCCGGCTTCGCCGCCGCCGCGATGGCGCTGGCCGACG
It encodes the following:
- a CDS encoding DUF7344 domain-containing protein, producing the protein MVGPQQSHESVSTVFEMLSHRRRRYALECLREYENPLPLADLADEVAVREHDAPITEIPPEEVRRIYLTLYHTHVPKLAAAEYVDYSQERDTVTLREHSERSEQLRAHLEASGCATS
- a CDS encoding DUF7520 family protein; the protein is MTGDRRLGGRRVVGGLVLALSAATAAFGAVLGYALPAWSGLETITVLERSIPATPITFALYGGVAVALVLGAFLLVVTVLSRFDDDAV
- a CDS encoding DUF6684 family protein, giving the protein MSRAAFDSEITLDLAVNLIPLAIMVFFVALFAVFNPWGVAILQSTIQFAILLSMIATLGFVTYYAARVIEGDERTHHDVAEPELEEH
- a CDS encoding DUF7541 family protein, whose protein sequence is MADHSRANDREQPTASPWPLMVALGLVGSEVGIVVDLFPVAVGGLVLFAASVAGILAESGHVESPWPLATGLGALFVVAGALLYALGTGVLSVAALEGLTGLATRGLAIAVAGVVTVAGTVLVRARRRSTR
- a CDS encoding polyprenyl synthetase family protein; this translates as MRETLADWRPAIDEAIADLVPRDVDADYLESFFGDPTYEYDSGGIQRALSTPLWDLLDRGGKRWRAVLFLVFVEGFGEDPADYVHYACIPEILHNGTIIVDDVEDGATIRRGERALHHVYGHDIALNAGNAMYFLPLKVLTEDPGDLPAERRLAAYEMLMYELNRTHLGQGMDICWHNERAVRVGVDEYLEMCACKTGCLARIVGRLAAIITGQPDDVEQAVATYAELTAVAFQIGDDILDVEHSLGRAGDFGKEFGNDIREGKKTLLVIHAIEESPPERAERLQAILGADSNTDEEIAEALAIIEDAGSLEYAREFALDLAATAREEIDRLAFDDETTRKLHEFTEFVIEREA
- a CDS encoding M28 family peptidase, translated to MSDWIGDVFTSDVGWSHLEELVDVGNRMAGSDGEREAAELTRDALADAGARNARLESVEIQGWTRGDSSIAAGETTQDCIALPRSPSERATGPLVDLGYGLPADFEEADLEGAIVLVRSDIPDYADRYVHRREKYYHAVDAGAAGFVYRNHVEGCLPPTGSVGTDEDPIGEIPAVGVSSEVGARLSRRFAGEKIELTVEADVHSARSQNVHAELGPDTEERVLVTSHVDAHDIAEGAMDNGAGTALVVELANALATRADDLETRVEFVAFGAEEVGLVGSSRYAESTDRETIKAIVNNDGVVRGRTLSVTTHGFDVLEAVADEIADRHGHPIETDPTLGPHSDHWSFVQWGVPGAYVNSTADDVGRGWGHTSADTIEKLEKRTLREQAILLTDLVVELAREETSVEHRDPEAIAADLEAQDLADGMRITGDWPYSSH
- a CDS encoding NAD(+)/NADH kinase; translated protein: MDAAWSADERPVVGIVDPNVEAGPSDGAESLEDALRPTLDAHDATAVGGDAADVLAGSPSVLVVAGEDALSAVARRRPDVPVLPVGDVTGIDAVDLDRLPAALEAVLEGDARIHRHPILGLEVEDRGDAAGRGSTGDAADSVERDGAREYALFDATLVTDEPARISEYGVSSRGESVATFRADGVVIATPAGSHGYASAVDAPHLSAAVDAVAVAPIAPFVTQTRRWVLPDDDLAVTVERDEGDVRLVADGRSVATVDVDSRVTIAVDGALETLSVPDGVLES
- a CDS encoding SPW repeat protein, with amino-acid sequence MSETPTDTDSNTTRADRNRNTLNTDVMQWLSALVALIGLYVVASPFIFEATDQAIWNDTLVGTGVFLLAGYNFVRLSRDRLASVGVASLAALLGLWLLIAPSVIDMGSETLATGTAASGAAIAALSAYNAYANKKADAPDHVGTRA
- the nth gene encoding endonuclease III; amino-acid sequence: MGTPLESRAAQAEEVVDRLEEAYPDSTISLRYSNRLELLIAVILSAQCTDERVNEETKHLFEKYDGPEEYANAPQEELAEDLNSITYYNSKAGYIKSSCRTILEEHDGEVPDTMDELTELSGVGRKTANVVLQHGHDVVEGIVVDTHVQRLSRRLGLTEEERPEAIEQDLMGIVPEGYWQQFTHLCIDHGRATCTARNPDCSDCVLADICPSEKGYGEIDLASGDPW